A genomic stretch from Odocoileus virginianus isolate 20LAN1187 ecotype Illinois chromosome 25, Ovbor_1.2, whole genome shotgun sequence includes:
- the LOC110144053 gene encoding olfactory receptor 5H2-like, which produces MERKNATELTEFVLTGLTYQPEWQIPLSVLFLVIYIFTIMGNLGLIAIIWNDPHLHTPMYLFLGSLACVDTWLSSTVVPKMLVNIFTKNKRISFSECIVQFFSFGVSATTECLLLATMSYDRYVAICNPLLYPVIMTNRLCMRMLISSLIGGLLHALLHTCFLFRLTFCNSNIIHQFYCDIMPLFKISCTDPSINVLVIFIFSGSIQVFTILIILVSYTLVLFTILRKKSAQGIRKAFSTCGAHLLSVSLYYGALLFMYVLPGSTRADDQDMMDSLFYTVIIPFLNPIIYSLRNKKVINSLMKMLKRNI; this is translated from the coding sequence atggaaagaaaaaacgCAACAGAGCTGACAGAGTTTGTTCTCACGGGACTCACATATCAACCAGAGTGGCAAATCCCTCTGTCTGTGCTCTTCTTAGTTATATATATCTTCACTATCATGGGGAACCTTGGTTTGATTGCCATCATCTGGAATGACCCTCACcttcacacccccatgtacttatTCCTTGGGAGTTTAGCCTGTGTGGATACTTGGTTATCCTCCACAGTGGTCCCCAAGATGCTAGTCAACATCTTCACCAAGAACAAGAGGATATCTTTCTCTGAATGCATAGTGCAATTCTTTTCCTTTGGAGTCAGTGCAACCACAGAATGTCTTCTGCTGGCAACAATGTCATATGATCGTTATGTAGCCATATGCAATCCGTTACTTTATCCGGTGATTATGACTAACAGACTGTGCATGCGGATGTTAATTTCATCACTTATAGGTGGCCTTCTTCATGCCTTACTTCATACATGTTTTTTATTCAGATTAACCTTTTGTAATTCTAACATAATACATCAATTTTATTGTGACATCATGCCATTGTTTAAAATTTCTTGTACTGATCCTTCTATTAATGTTCtggtgatatttattttctctggttCAATACAGGTGTTCACCATTCTTATTATTCTTGTCTCTTATACACTAGTTCTCTTTACGATTTTAAGGAAGAAGTCTGCACAAGGCATAAGgaaggccttctccacctgtggtGCCCACCTCCTATCTGTCTCCTTATACTATGGGGCTCTTCTTTTCATGTATGTGCTCCCTGGATCCACACGAGCAGATGATCAAGATATGATGGATTCTCTATTTTACACTGTCATAATTCCTTTCTTAAATCCAATTATCTACAGcctgagaaataagaaagtcatAAATTCACTGATGAAAAtgttaaagagaaatatttag